Proteins encoded within one genomic window of Cyprinus carpio isolate SPL01 chromosome A15, ASM1834038v1, whole genome shotgun sequence:
- the LOC109104134 gene encoding biogenesis of lysosome-related organelles complex 1 subunit 3-like codes for MASNKFQIVVQGEASETDSDDEVYITSGPPVHASSSSSSGMKVAGEASETDSEDEEERARRLTSESHQQMLRKDLPPLIVIRNTPAAASGQEDKSSPVSRLDSCRFNTLLQQKLQESNARLCADVNQSLKQVYQNAARDIRQATAHLNNSQTAIINASHSIRLILEDLKSVSEKIDIITSCHLLPDITMPNPLSEQC; via the coding sequence ATGGCAAGCAACAAATTCCAGATCGTGGTGCAGGGAGAAGCATCTGAAACTGACTCGGATGATGAAGTGTACATCACCTCTGGTCCTCCTGTCCatgcatcatcatcttcatcatcaggGATGAAGGTGGCAGGAGAGGCGTCCGAAACCGACAGCGAGGATGAGGAAGAGAGAGCTCGCAGACTAACCTCTGAAAGCCATCAACAGATGCTCCGCAAAGACCTGCCGCCTCTCATCGTGATCAGAAACACACCCGCGGCTGCGTCCGGACAGGAGGACAAATCGTCGCCTGTGTCCAGACTTGACTCATGCAGGTTTAACACGTTACTCCAGCAGAAACTGCAGGAGAGCAATGCGCGGTTGTGTGCAGATGTCAATCAAAGCCTGAAACAGGTGTATCAGAACGCTGCACGGGACATAAGACAGGCCACCGCTCACCTCAACAACTCCCAGACAGCCATCATCAACGCATCCCACAGCATTAGACTCATACTGGAGGACCTGAAGTCAGTGTCTGAGAAGATCGACATCATTACCAGCTGCCATCTGCTGCCGGACATCACCATGCCAAACCCGCTGTCTGAACAATGCTAA